GGTCAAGAACTCCCGCGAGATGGCGCTGCTGCCCTACACGAGCACGGCGCGATAGCCATGAAGCTCATCCTCACTCAGGAAGTGTCAGGGCTCGGCGGTCCCGGCGACGTCGTGGAGGTGAAGGACGGCTACGGCCGCAACTTCCTCGTGCC
The sequence above is a segment of the Mycobacteriales bacterium genome. Coding sequences within it:
- a CDS encoding bL9 family ribosomal protein, with the protein product MKLILTQEVSGLGGPGDVVEVKDGYGRNFLVP